One window of Methanothermobacter tenebrarum genomic DNA carries:
- a CDS encoding peptidase, with translation MNNREFLENLGIKSGYPLKESEKTFKDGSQYRFEVPGIQKPSTLRALIDALEEYDVTIHRVTQTKGIMLLTDQEIQEMVEIAADAKLELFLSVGPRATYDTSATARTREGARIGYRLRGYENLLYALEDVKRAANLGVKGIVVYDEGMLWVLNKMRRSGHLPEDLHFKVSAHCGHGNPASALLLEEIGADSFNPVRDLQIPMLASIRNTIKIPIDLHTENPESSGGFIRHYEVPDMIRYAAPVYLKTGGSIAKKHGWETTKKEAKERIKQVQLVQSMIEKYYPEARASPSGSEDLAIPVIR, from the coding sequence ATGAATAATAGAGAATTCCTAGAAAATCTCGGTATAAAGAGCGGTTACCCCCTTAAAGAATCGGAAAAAACATTCAAAGATGGCTCACAATACCGTTTCGAAGTCCCTGGGATACAAAAACCTTCAACCCTCAGAGCCCTCATAGACGCCCTCGAGGAATATGATGTAACAATCCATAGAGTAACCCAAACAAAGGGTATAATGCTACTCACAGACCAAGAAATCCAGGAAATGGTCGAAATCGCAGCAGATGCGAAACTGGAATTATTTCTAAGCGTAGGCCCCAGGGCAACCTATGATACGAGCGCGACCGCGAGAACAAGAGAGGGTGCGCGGATAGGATACCGGCTCAGGGGCTACGAAAACCTATTATACGCCCTTGAAGACGTTAAAAGAGCCGCCAACCTGGGGGTTAAAGGTATAGTAGTATATGATGAAGGAATGCTATGGGTTCTCAACAAGATGAGGAGATCAGGTCACCTTCCAGAAGATCTCCACTTTAAGGTCTCAGCACATTGCGGACACGGTAACCCAGCATCCGCCCTACTACTAGAAGAAATTGGAGCAGACTCATTCAACCCCGTGAGGGACCTTCAAATACCCATGTTAGCCTCCATCAGGAACACAATAAAAATACCAATAGATTTACATACGGAGAATCCAGAATCCTCTGGAGGTTTCATAAGACACTATGAAGTGCCGGATATGATACGCTACGCGGCCCCAGTCTACCTCAAAACGGGAGGCTCAATCGCGAAAAAACATGGATGGGAGACCACAAAAAAAGAAGCAAAGGAAAGGATAAAACAGGTACAACTTGTACAATCAATGATAGAAAAATATTACCCAGAAGCCCGGGCTTCCCCAAGTGGCAGCGAAGACCTTGCAATACCGGTGATCAGATGA
- a CDS encoding MmgE/PrpD family protein produces the protein MITREFADFTVSLKYEDIPLEAVEKARLCFLDFLGVSLRGSREKSGLSTLKALEPFISPGRSTIIGYGCGDPLNVSLINGIFAHSLDLDDGHRLAQVHPGASVIPAALALAEEEKVTGEKFLTSIIVGYEICLSLGLMINPYHRNIGFHSTGTCGTFGAAAASAKILSLNKKQTIDCLGLAGTQAAGLLESDHKGSMGKHLHAGRAAQSGVLSALLAREGFTGADTIIEGDEGFLNAMSPEHDTSPELGNFHVRKVYMKKYPICRHLHSTIDSAAKILNSLGMESINENIVDEIIVKTYEVAAEHDDYKPENIESIRQSLPYSLALFLLNGDLRLENMKRSKTAQKLAQKIKIEISEKMDSLYPEKRPSKVILRLKNRSLESSNILPHGEPEKPFTREDILKKFKLLNREYDTEKLKIIDEMETSTMDELMNKLDLRRKTP, from the coding sequence ATGATAACAAGGGAATTTGCTGATTTTACAGTATCATTAAAATATGAGGATATACCATTAGAGGCTGTGGAAAAGGCCAGATTATGTTTTTTAGATTTTCTCGGGGTTTCATTACGAGGATCAAGGGAGAAGAGTGGACTTTCAACGTTAAAAGCCTTGGAGCCTTTCATATCCCCTGGTAGATCGACCATTATAGGTTATGGGTGTGGAGACCCTTTAAATGTTAGTCTAATTAATGGTATATTTGCTCATAGTCTGGACTTGGATGATGGTCACAGGTTAGCCCAAGTACACCCTGGAGCATCTGTCATACCAGCAGCACTCGCATTAGCAGAAGAAGAAAAGGTCACTGGGGAGAAATTTCTCACATCCATTATAGTAGGCTATGAAATATGCTTAAGCCTAGGGCTCATGATAAACCCGTATCATCGCAATATTGGCTTCCATTCTACGGGCACTTGTGGAACATTCGGAGCAGCTGCAGCTAGTGCGAAGATCCTCAGTTTAAACAAGAAACAGACGATAGATTGCCTAGGATTGGCGGGCACCCAAGCTGCAGGGCTTCTTGAATCTGATCATAAAGGTAGTATGGGCAAGCATTTACATGCGGGTAGAGCAGCCCAATCTGGCGTGCTTTCTGCCCTGCTTGCACGTGAAGGATTCACCGGGGCAGATACCATAATAGAAGGTGATGAAGGTTTCTTGAATGCCATGAGCCCGGAACATGATACCAGCCCAGAATTGGGCAATTTCCATGTCAGAAAAGTTTATATGAAGAAATATCCCATCTGCAGGCACCTCCATTCCACTATAGATTCAGCTGCAAAGATACTCAATTCTCTAGGGATGGAATCCATCAATGAGAATATTGTGGATGAGATAATCGTCAAAACATATGAAGTGGCGGCAGAACACGACGATTACAAGCCAGAGAACATAGAATCTATAAGACAGAGCCTACCATACTCACTCGCATTATTCCTATTAAACGGGGATCTGCGATTAGAGAACATGAAAAGATCCAAAACCGCCCAAAAACTTGCCCAGAAAATCAAGATAGAAATCAGCGAAAAAATGGACTCCCTCTACCCGGAAAAAAGACCCTCAAAGGTCATCTTAAGATTAAAAAATAGAAGCTTGGAATCCTCGAATATATTACCCCATGGGGAGCCAGAAAAACCATTTACAAGAGAAGACATCCTGAAAAAATTTAAACTCCTAAACCGTGAATATGATACCGAAAAGTTAAAGATCATAGATGAAATGGAAACGAGCACCATGGATGAGCTGATGAACAAATTAGACCTACGGAGGAAAACCCCATGA
- a CDS encoding Mth938-like domain-containing protein has translation MFQDCKFGMVKYDEKEYNHDIIVHVDGSVTARKKEISRRKYGTSHILAEEEIKPLLHEEPDVIIVGSGVHGALRLGEISMKADIIVSPTCKAVREYNQLKEEGKRVAAIVHVTC, from the coding sequence ATGTTCCAAGATTGTAAATTTGGCATGGTAAAATATGATGAGAAAGAATACAATCATGATATTATAGTGCATGTGGATGGGAGTGTAACAGCAAGAAAAAAGGAAATATCAAGGAGAAAGTATGGCACTTCACATATCCTGGCAGAGGAGGAAATCAAACCACTACTCCATGAAGAACCAGATGTTATAATTGTCGGATCAGGAGTCCACGGCGCCCTAAGGTTGGGTGAAATTAGCATGAAAGCCGATATTATAGTATCGCCAACATGTAAGGCCGTGAGAGAATACAACCAGTTAAAAGAGGAGGGTAAAAGAGTAGCTGCTATTGTTCATGTAACATGTTAA
- a CDS encoding TIGR04076 family protein, translating to MLEIMVHKIKGECPVYKEGDRIVVDDPQILLDETDALCTHALSTILHYTTILERDWCPVELGLTRENDPENAYMQCVDPGKPYTDGGTVIFKCKRIK from the coding sequence ATGTTGGAGATAATGGTTCATAAGATAAAGGGGGAATGTCCAGTTTATAAGGAAGGTGACAGGATTGTTGTAGACGATCCCCAGATACTCTTAGATGAGACAGATGCACTGTGCACCCATGCACTATCCACTATCCTACATTATACCACCATACTTGAGAGGGATTGGTGCCCAGTTGAACTTGGACTTACCAGGGAAAATGATCCCGAAAACGCGTATATGCAATGTGTAGACCCTGGGAAGCCATATACGGATGGTGGTACTGTAATATTCAAGTGTAAGAGGATAAAGTGA
- a CDS encoding potassium channel family protein, whose protein sequence is MEKIQEKFSLFLQVLILTLIILDGFLILISIFLPLKHATFSNIILFDLVTSIILAIGYITRLKFGIINWNVLIVSIPFYFIGVYALGLEPTSLILKPLNLLRVFGLFFAVKELASSVNEFVKKSRLTYGLSLFISSLLLFTILFFLEESPVNPAVNTYEDSLWYVLQTLTTVGYGDIIPVTVLGRLTGVMVMLSAIVATSLITASATSTLIEKFREEQDDPRREGIS, encoded by the coding sequence ATGGAGAAGATCCAAGAAAAGTTTAGTCTCTTCCTACAGGTGCTAATACTCACCCTAATAATCCTTGACGGGTTCCTTATTCTAATAAGCATATTCTTGCCATTGAAGCATGCAACCTTCTCCAATATAATCCTCTTTGATCTTGTAACGAGCATAATATTGGCAATTGGTTATATCACCCGCCTGAAATTTGGGATCATCAATTGGAATGTTCTTATTGTCTCTATACCATTTTATTTTATCGGCGTATACGCCTTAGGCCTTGAACCCACTTCCCTGATCCTCAAACCATTGAATTTATTGAGGGTTTTTGGGTTATTTTTTGCTGTAAAAGAACTTGCATCTTCCGTTAATGAATTTGTTAAAAAGAGCCGGTTAACTTATGGTTTGAGCCTGTTTATATCTTCTTTATTATTGTTCACTATACTATTCTTCCTAGAGGAGTCTCCCGTCAACCCAGCTGTTAATACATATGAGGATTCCTTATGGTATGTGCTCCAAACCCTTACAACAGTCGGATACGGTGACATCATACCAGTAACTGTCCTTGGCCGGCTTACAGGTGTCATGGTAATGTTAAGTGCGATTGTGGCTACAAGTCTTATAACAGCATCGGCAACTTCAACGCTTATCGAAAAATTTAGAGAAGAACAGGATGATCCGAGGAGAGAAGGTATCAGTTAA
- a CDS encoding THUMP domain-containing protein has product MKIPEYFNLLVTVCGQKGGVGGEELVGMEELELALQDYESPLNIKDCEFPNVILIDLAMDPKKAVKILENSPTTVISKVVPIEIVVKTRKDSILEKAVALAKEKTKPGDSFKVICDLRGRRYIKTPEEIIEDLSELLIDRLTLERDETNPKWIVQIEVVGENTGISILKPNEVLKKA; this is encoded by the coding sequence ATGAAAATTCCAGAATATTTTAACCTTCTTGTAACTGTATGTGGCCAGAAGGGTGGAGTTGGTGGCGAGGAGCTTGTAGGGATGGAGGAGCTCGAACTCGCACTCCAGGATTATGAATCTCCACTTAATATTAAAGATTGTGAGTTTCCTAATGTAATTCTAATCGATCTTGCAATGGATCCAAAGAAGGCTGTGAAAATTCTTGAAAATTCGCCCACAACAGTAATATCAAAGGTTGTGCCCATCGAAATCGTGGTCAAAACAAGGAAAGACAGCATCCTAGAGAAGGCAGTTGCACTTGCAAAGGAAAAAACTAAGCCAGGGGATTCATTCAAGGTTATATGCGACCTCAGGGGTAGAAGATACATAAAAACCCCGGAGGAGATAATCGAGGATCTTTCAGAGCTTCTAATTGACAGACTAACCCTTGAGAGGGATGAAACTAACCCAAAGTGGATAGTGCAAATAGAGGTGGTGGGAGAAAACACTGGCATCAGCATCCTAAAACCCAATGAAGTCCTCAAAAAGGCGTGA
- a CDS encoding DUF1284 domain-containing protein — protein MTLKFQIRAHHLLCMEGFQGYGYDRKFTENLKGIIEILKGNPSVQVTVVNEVDEICRMCPNKSKCEEDENLKAKDERLIKHLNLNVKETRAYHEMRSLIKKIDFKTLEKICGNCQWIKKCKFYTKKRLYHRMHQ, from the coding sequence TTGACGCTAAAATTTCAGATTAGGGCACACCACCTTCTATGTATGGAAGGCTTCCAAGGATATGGATACGATAGAAAATTCACAGAAAACCTTAAGGGTATCATCGAAATCCTAAAAGGGAATCCTAGCGTCCAGGTTACAGTGGTAAATGAGGTTGATGAGATCTGTAGGATGTGCCCTAATAAGAGTAAATGCGAGGAGGATGAGAACCTAAAGGCCAAGGATGAGAGGCTAATCAAGCACTTGAACCTTAATGTTAAAGAAACCAGAGCCTACCATGAAATGCGCTCGTTAATCAAAAAGATAGATTTCAAGACCTTGGAAAAAATCTGTGGCAATTGTCAATGGATTAAAAAATGCAAATTTTACACCAAAAAAAGATTATACCATAGGATGCACCAATAA
- a CDS encoding biotin transporter BioY encodes MNLESYYRKRYMLFKWRSSQSFVNKSIMAFFMACLTGLMAQIVIPLPWTPVPVTAQTFAVLISGVLLGRYWGGLSQLIYVILGVAGIPWFAGMEGGYTVILGATGGYLVGFIIAALFLGHFVDKYVRSRNFMPMFGLMLFANFILIYVPGLLALSFWVYTTKGYTPSLWDLLVMGLLPFIIGDIIKITGASALTKAITPKEAYGEEVDAKISD; translated from the coding sequence GTGAACCTGGAAAGCTACTACAGGAAACGTTACATGTTATTCAAATGGAGAAGTAGCCAATCATTCGTTAACAAGTCTATTATGGCATTTTTCATGGCCTGTTTAACTGGTTTAATGGCGCAGATTGTAATCCCACTCCCTTGGACGCCAGTACCCGTAACCGCCCAAACATTCGCAGTTTTAATTTCAGGCGTGCTCCTTGGAAGATATTGGGGTGGCCTCAGCCAACTAATTTATGTGATCCTCGGCGTGGCTGGGATACCATGGTTCGCTGGGATGGAAGGCGGTTATACCGTCATCTTAGGAGCCACTGGAGGATACTTGGTAGGTTTCATAATAGCAGCGCTCTTTCTAGGCCACTTCGTCGATAAGTACGTAAGATCGAGGAATTTCATGCCAATGTTTGGTCTGATGCTCTTTGCAAACTTCATACTCATTTATGTGCCAGGACTCCTTGCCTTGAGTTTCTGGGTTTACACGACAAAGGGGTACACACCATCCCTATGGGATCTCCTTGTTATGGGCCTTTTACCATTCATCATAGGAGACATTATTAAGATCACAGGAGCTTCCGCACTTACAAAGGCCATAACCCCTAAGGAAGCCTATGGTGAGGAGGTTGACGCTAAAATTTCAGATTAG
- a CDS encoding ArsR/SmtB family transcription factor, producing the protein MKLKRPTDEQVKELKRILSKIPDDEKLEEDASVIKALADPTRLKIVYLLQHGERCVCEIIEALEKPQPTISHHLAILKNAGILKWRKEGVWIHYRLADEKIPKLIEKLLLHL; encoded by the coding sequence ATGAAACTTAAAAGACCGACGGATGAACAGGTCAAGGAACTTAAAAGGATCCTGTCAAAGATCCCGGATGATGAAAAACTCGAAGAGGATGCTTCCGTTATAAAAGCCTTAGCCGATCCCACAAGGCTTAAGATAGTATACCTCCTCCAACATGGGGAACGCTGCGTATGCGAAATAATAGAAGCCCTTGAAAAGCCCCAACCAACAATATCCCATCACTTGGCCATACTCAAAAATGCCGGGATCCTTAAATGGAGAAAAGAAGGTGTATGGATACATTACAGGCTAGCGGATGAGAAAATACCAAAACTCATAGAAAAACTACTACTCCATTTATAG
- a CDS encoding universal stress protein translates to MYKKILLATDGSKCSNIAAEHAIKIAEQNNAELIVLAVTETYSVEKLPVEDLTRKVIQLFKEESEKALEDVKDMIEEKGYPIKFTLKNVEGKAADSILQVAEDEDVDLIVVGVSGKHALERFVLGSVSEKVVRNARVPVLVVRSKR, encoded by the coding sequence TTGTATAAGAAGATACTGTTGGCTACGGATGGATCTAAATGTTCCAATATCGCGGCGGAACATGCCATTAAGATCGCGGAGCAGAATAATGCAGAGTTAATCGTCCTAGCAGTAACAGAAACATATTCTGTTGAGAAGCTCCCAGTCGAGGACCTAACACGTAAGGTGATCCAACTCTTCAAAGAAGAATCAGAAAAGGCCCTAGAGGACGTCAAGGATATGATAGAAGAAAAAGGATACCCTATAAAATTCACTTTGAAGAATGTGGAAGGAAAGGCTGCGGATTCCATCCTTCAGGTAGCCGAGGATGAGGACGTTGACCTTATCGTTGTTGGAGTTTCAGGTAAACACGCCCTAGAAAGGTTCGTATTGGGGAGCGTCTCAGAAAAGGTTGTGAGAAACGCTCGAGTCCCAGTACTTGTTGTCCGATCAAAAAGATAA
- a CDS encoding ABC transporter permease: protein MDSLGQLNRALTITKKNILIYYLKGPVIIFGVLIPVFFFLTFIVGGKHLPWSFLISGLTSMTVFFTATSVSPVIMPWEAQMNTLERLIASPVSIYAIIIGDMLASVGFSLLITIIPIILALTTNITITDPLIFVLGVMLAAICFLALGSLLSTPRTNLPSNIMMLSSLIKFPLVFISGIFIPLESMGWGNYIALFSPLTYLMDIVRYSMQGVHTYPLIIDIVSLLLFTIIFFIASIKLHEATSHTEYREV, encoded by the coding sequence GTGGATAGCTTGGGCCAATTAAATCGTGCGCTAACCATAACAAAAAAGAACATCCTAATATACTATTTGAAGGGGCCCGTGATAATATTCGGTGTTCTCATACCGGTATTCTTTTTCCTGACCTTTATAGTGGGGGGTAAACATCTACCCTGGAGTTTCCTTATAAGTGGGCTTACAAGTATGACAGTATTCTTCACCGCAACTTCAGTATCCCCTGTGATAATGCCGTGGGAGGCTCAAATGAACACACTAGAAAGGCTTATAGCATCCCCGGTTTCGATCTATGCGATAATAATAGGGGACATGTTAGCATCTGTGGGTTTCAGCCTACTAATAACCATAATACCAATAATATTGGCATTAACTACTAACATAACCATCACAGACCCGCTGATTTTCGTACTTGGGGTTATGTTAGCTGCTATATGTTTCTTGGCTCTTGGAAGCTTACTATCAACACCGAGAACGAACCTCCCATCTAATATCATGATGTTATCATCTCTTATCAAATTCCCCCTAGTATTTATAAGTGGAATATTCATACCCCTAGAGAGCATGGGCTGGGGAAATTACATAGCCTTATTCTCGCCACTAACCTACCTTATGGATATTGTAAGATACTCGATGCAGGGAGTGCACACATACCCTTTAATCATTGATATAGTTTCCCTGCTATTATTCACTATAATTTTCTTCATAGCCTCTATAAAACTCCATGAGGCAACATCCCACACAGAATATAGGGAGGTATAA
- a CDS encoding MTH895/ArsE family thioredoxin-like protein, with protein MKLRIYGLGCANCEILEKNVREAINELGIDAEIEKIDDMDAILESGITAFPAFAIDGEIKVMGRIASKEEIKDLLS; from the coding sequence ATGAAACTGAGAATATATGGTTTAGGATGCGCAAACTGCGAAATACTTGAAAAAAATGTTAGAGAAGCCATAAATGAACTTGGAATCGATGCAGAAATCGAGAAAATAGATGATATGGATGCAATATTAGAATCCGGTATAACAGCCTTCCCAGCATTCGCAATAGATGGTGAAATAAAAGTCATGGGTAGAATAGCATCCAAAGAAGAGATAAAAGACCTCCTATCATAA
- a CDS encoding permease, with the protein MVLQELADYITYKLIGLTPSSHLGKAVNFFIYDTTKIFILLTILIFTISFIRTYIPPHKVRKTLEKRHEYTGNIAAALVGIITPFCSCSAVPLFIGFVEAGVPLGATFSFLISSPMINEVAIILLLGLVGWEITSIYIISGLIISIIGGILIGKLKLENQLEDYVYETLEKMKKLGNLRAEIPDPTLKERYIIAKNETKDILRRVAPYIIIAIAIGGWIHGYVPQDFLIEYAGQRNILAVPVAVLIGVPLYSNAAGTIPLISALIEKGMATGTALALMMSITALSLPEMIILRKVMKPKLLGLFISILAISIIITGYFFNFIIG; encoded by the coding sequence ATGGTATTACAAGAACTCGCCGACTACATAACCTACAAACTCATAGGACTCACACCATCATCACACCTTGGCAAGGCGGTGAACTTCTTCATCTATGACACCACAAAAATATTCATACTTCTCACAATCCTAATATTCACCATATCATTTATACGAACATATATACCCCCACATAAGGTCAGAAAAACCCTAGAAAAGAGGCACGAATACACAGGGAATATAGCAGCAGCCCTTGTAGGTATAATAACACCATTCTGTTCATGTTCAGCAGTACCATTATTCATAGGATTCGTCGAAGCAGGAGTACCCCTCGGGGCAACATTCTCATTCCTCATATCATCCCCCATGATAAACGAAGTGGCGATAATACTCCTACTAGGCCTAGTTGGCTGGGAAATAACAAGCATATACATAATATCTGGCCTCATAATATCCATAATAGGTGGAATACTCATAGGAAAGTTAAAACTAGAAAACCAGCTCGAAGATTACGTTTATGAGACGCTTGAGAAGATGAAAAAACTTGGAAATCTAAGAGCCGAAATACCAGACCCTACACTAAAAGAAAGATACATAATAGCAAAAAATGAGACAAAGGACATTCTAAGGAGAGTGGCACCCTATATTATTATAGCCATTGCCATAGGCGGATGGATCCACGGATACGTGCCACAAGACTTCCTAATAGAATATGCAGGTCAAAGGAACATCCTAGCAGTCCCAGTAGCCGTCCTTATAGGAGTCCCATTATACTCAAATGCTGCTGGCACCATACCCCTGATATCGGCCCTGATCGAGAAGGGTATGGCCACCGGAACAGCACTAGCACTTATGATGTCAATAACTGCACTTTCACTCCCGGAGATGATAATATTAAGAAAGGTTATGAAACCAAAACTCCTCGGACTATTCATAAGTATACTGGCAATCTCCATAATAATAACAGGTTACTTTTTCAATTTCATAATAGGATGA
- the xerA gene encoding site-specific tyrosine recombinase/integron integrase, with the protein MKATSILKDFPEMIEDYLIDLEIRNYSLNTIKTYKSILDNFHRFLRDEENSDKNILGSFKRYIRYLKREKKVSQNYIYLVTIVVKKFFEFHKMDHLKDVKTPKRVKSLPKSLNEDEVKRLIRAVDADTRKRKFTRTRDKLILSLLYSSGLRVSELVSLNVNDIDLKERTIRIRGKGNKDRIVLFDQKTKKLIKDYLRERTQESEYLFLNRFGKPLTPRYIQIAIKNYAIKAGIKKKVTPHILRHSFATHLLKNGVDIRAIQQLLGHSNLSTTQIYTSVDMGTLKNLYDRAKLL; encoded by the coding sequence ATGAAAGCTACGAGTATCCTCAAGGACTTCCCTGAGATGATAGAGGATTATCTAATCGACCTAGAAATTAGGAACTATTCATTAAACACTATAAAAACTTATAAATCCATCCTAGATAACTTCCACAGGTTTTTGAGAGATGAAGAAAATTCGGATAAAAACATACTAGGATCCTTTAAAAGATATATAAGATACCTGAAAAGGGAGAAGAAAGTATCCCAAAATTACATATACCTTGTAACTATTGTTGTTAAAAAATTCTTCGAATTCCATAAAATGGACCACCTAAAGGACGTTAAAACCCCGAAAAGGGTGAAATCACTCCCAAAATCATTGAATGAGGATGAAGTGAAGAGACTGATAAGAGCAGTGGATGCTGATACCAGAAAGCGAAAATTTACAAGAACAAGAGACAAACTCATATTATCCCTACTTTATTCTTCTGGACTCCGAGTCTCAGAACTTGTATCCTTGAATGTGAATGATATTGACCTCAAGGAGAGGACTATACGTATAAGGGGTAAGGGTAACAAAGACCGCATAGTGTTATTCGACCAAAAAACAAAAAAACTAATCAAAGATTACCTCCGTGAAAGAACCCAGGAAAGCGAATATTTATTCCTAAATCGCTTCGGGAAACCGCTAACACCACGCTATATCCAGATAGCAATAAAAAATTATGCGATAAAAGCGGGGATCAAGAAAAAGGTGACACCGCACATTCTAAGACACTCCTTCGCAACACACCTTTTAAAGAATGGGGTTGACATAAGAGCCATACAACAGCTCCTTGGACATTCAAACCTTTCAACAACACAAATATACACCAGCGTAGACATGGGAACGCTCAAAAACCTTTATGACAGGGCTAAGTTACTTTAG
- a CDS encoding ATP-binding protein, translating to MYVDMRKETIDDIESTDDIKIPEDPLERVIGHDNIMPMIKIAAKQKRNLLLVGPPGIGKSLLAQAISYHLPKPSEEIIVVHNPEQPERPFVEVKTRKEIENELLEMEMAEGELIDPQSAPDAVAERLGFKCVHCGEYSSAYTSVCPKCGGEKFAHINARRKHLGDLLGMFEMNSNNLKVPQKRVTTTRLINGVEEVVIYERVGGDEIKVLDQRALEKRRQMVEEKPRNVIVPLERKTFIQATGASETELLGDVRHDPYGGHPDLGSQPYERVVPGAIHEAHEGVLFIDEIVHIASLQRYILSAMQDKTFPIIGRNPQSAGSSVRVENVPCDFIFIGACNIIDLQYILPPLRSRIQGEGYEILMNTTMPDTPENRAKLAQFVAQEIEIDGKIPPAKVDAIELIIEEARKRARVIDDMEDSLTLRLRDLGGVVRMAGDLAVMEGSEYITGKHVEAAIKKAIPVEEQIIKKYKSYENALQKDLTSSQHIRKFQGHHDNIDRSYM from the coding sequence ATGTATGTTGACATGCGAAAGGAAACAATCGATGATATTGAAAGTACAGATGATATAAAAATACCAGAGGATCCCCTCGAGAGGGTTATAGGCCACGACAATATAATGCCAATGATTAAAATCGCCGCGAAACAAAAAAGAAACCTATTACTCGTCGGCCCCCCAGGTATTGGTAAGTCGCTTCTTGCACAGGCGATCTCATATCATCTACCCAAACCATCCGAGGAGATAATAGTCGTACACAACCCAGAACAACCCGAAAGACCCTTCGTAGAAGTTAAAACCCGGAAGGAGATAGAAAACGAACTACTAGAAATGGAAATGGCCGAGGGTGAGCTGATAGACCCTCAAAGCGCTCCGGATGCCGTGGCGGAGAGGCTCGGGTTCAAATGCGTGCACTGTGGCGAATACAGCAGCGCATATACCAGCGTATGCCCCAAATGTGGGGGTGAAAAATTCGCTCACATCAACGCCAGACGAAAACACCTCGGGGACCTGCTGGGAATGTTCGAGATGAATTCAAACAACCTGAAAGTCCCCCAGAAGAGAGTTACAACAACAAGGCTAATAAACGGCGTCGAGGAAGTGGTCATCTACGAGAGAGTGGGCGGAGACGAAATAAAAGTACTCGACCAAAGAGCATTAGAAAAAAGAAGACAAATGGTAGAAGAAAAGCCAAGAAACGTTATAGTACCACTGGAACGTAAAACATTCATCCAAGCGACAGGAGCCAGTGAAACAGAACTCCTAGGTGATGTGAGACACGACCCCTATGGTGGACACCCAGACCTCGGATCACAACCATATGAGAGAGTAGTGCCCGGGGCAATCCACGAAGCACATGAAGGAGTCCTGTTCATAGATGAAATAGTCCACATCGCAAGCCTCCAAAGATATATACTAAGTGCAATGCAGGACAAAACATTCCCAATCATAGGAAGAAACCCTCAAAGTGCAGGGAGCTCTGTTAGAGTTGAAAACGTCCCATGCGATTTCATATTCATAGGAGCATGCAATATCATAGACCTACAATACATACTACCACCCCTCAGATCAAGGATACAAGGAGAAGGCTATGAGATACTTATGAACACGACAATGCCAGACACACCAGAGAACAGAGCGAAACTAGCACAATTCGTCGCACAGGAAATAGAAATAGATGGTAAAATCCCCCCAGCAAAGGTAGATGCGATCGAACTCATAATAGAAGAGGCGAGAAAACGTGCAAGGGTCATCGACGACATGGAAGATTCATTAACACTCAGACTCAGGGACCTTGGTGGGGTGGTGAGAATGGCAGGCGACCTCGCGGTGATGGAAGGAAGCGAATACATAACAGGCAAACACGTGGAAGCCGCCATAAAAAAGGCCATCCCAGTAGAAGAACAGATAATAAAAAAATACAAAAGCTATGAGAATGCACTTCAAAAGGATCTCACAAGTTCACAGCATATACGCAAATTCCAGGGACACCATGATAACATAGACAGAAGCTACATGTGA